A DNA window from Malus domestica chromosome 12, GDT2T_hap1 contains the following coding sequences:
- the LOC103420621 gene encoding protein NIM1-INTERACTING 3, translating into MEGGRKKRKMKIEEEDEEEKIEKFFALIRSTREVRERLRGNSNVSKEKTDEKKKEDGKAAGSWNPTFQPEDFLEDVKKSGEKEDKKENGEGNGINLNLSL; encoded by the coding sequence atggaaggaggaagaaagaagaggaagatgaaaATTGAAGAAGAGGATGAAGAGGAAAAGATAGAGAAATTCTTTGCGTTGATTAGAAGTACGAGGGAGGTGCGCGAGCGTCTTAGGGGCAACTCAAACGTCTCAAAGGAGAAGACAgatgagaagaaaaaggaagacgGCAAGGCTGCCGGGAGTTGGAACCCGACATTTCAACCGGAGGACTTCCTTGAGGATGTTAAGAAGTCTGGTGAAAAAGAAGATaagaaagaaaatggagaagGGAATGGTATAAACCTAAATCTTTCTTTGTAG